One genomic segment of Streptomyces liangshanensis includes these proteins:
- the trpS gene encoding tryptophan--tRNA ligase: protein MASDRPRALSGIQPTAGSFHLGNYLGAVRQYVALQETHDAFYMVVDLHAITVPQDPAELRANTRLAAAQLLAAGLDPQRCTLFVQSHVPEHAQLAWVMNCITGFGEASRMTQFKDKSAKQGTDRATVGLFTYPVLQVADILLYQADSVPVGEDQRQHVELTRDLAERFNTRFGPTFTVPAPHIVKEVAKIYDLQDPTIKMSKSASTPKGLINLLDEPKATAKKIRSAVTDTGSEIVFDTAAKPGVSNLLTVYSTLTGATIAELEQKYEGKGYGALKTDLADVVVDFVTPFRARTQEYLDDPETLDSILAGGAEKARTVAGETLAQTYDRVGFLPAKH from the coding sequence ATGGCTTCTGACCGTCCCCGCGCTCTCTCCGGTATCCAGCCCACCGCCGGTTCGTTCCACCTCGGGAATTACCTCGGCGCCGTCCGTCAGTACGTCGCGCTCCAGGAGACCCACGACGCGTTCTACATGGTCGTGGACCTGCACGCGATCACGGTTCCGCAGGATCCGGCCGAGCTGCGGGCCAACACCCGCCTCGCGGCCGCGCAGCTGCTCGCGGCCGGTCTCGACCCGCAGCGGTGCACGCTCTTCGTCCAGAGTCACGTGCCCGAGCACGCCCAGCTCGCCTGGGTCATGAACTGCATCACCGGCTTCGGCGAGGCCTCCCGGATGACGCAGTTCAAGGACAAGTCCGCCAAGCAGGGCACGGACCGCGCGACCGTCGGGCTGTTCACGTACCCGGTGCTCCAGGTCGCCGACATCCTGCTCTACCAGGCGGACTCCGTCCCGGTCGGCGAGGACCAGCGGCAGCACGTGGAACTGACCCGTGACCTGGCCGAGCGGTTCAACACGCGCTTCGGCCCGACCTTCACGGTCCCGGCGCCGCACATCGTCAAGGAGGTCGCGAAGATCTACGACCTCCAGGACCCCACGATCAAGATGAGCAAGTCGGCGTCCACGCCCAAGGGCCTGATCAACCTGCTCGACGAGCCCAAGGCGACCGCCAAGAAGATCAGGAGCGCGGTCACCGACACCGGCAGCGAGATCGTCTTCGACACGGCGGCCAAGCCGGGCGTGAGCAATCTGCTCACCGTCTACTCCACGCTGACGGGCGCCACGATCGCCGAGCTGGAGCAGAAGTACGAGGGCAAGGGCTACGGCGCCCTGAAGACGGACCTGGCCGACGTCGTGGTCGACTTCGTCACACCGTTCCGCGCGCGCACCCAGGAATACCTGGACGACCCGGAGACGCTGGACTCGATCCTGGCCGGTGGCGCCGAGAAGGCCCGTACGGTGGCGGGGGAGACCCTCGCCCAGACGTACGACAGAGTCGGCTTCCTGCCCGCCAAGCACTGA
- a CDS encoding alpha/beta hydrolase: MRFISEHRSGDGVLAREFILGEIPGTLWTPDQAPDQAPGSAAPAPLILMAHNNGLPKAEPRLVARARRSAARGYAVASIDAAGCGDRPRSAAAERARADLRRAMRAGEPVDGIFESLVGPLVDHAVPEWRTTLDALLDLPGIGGPVGYSGWAALGIRLVVADPRVAAVGLFAGGYVPLAVREEARRVTVPLLLLFQWDDEGNPRQRNLDLFDAFGTREKTLHANMGGHTGTPWFEAEDAARFFDRHLRPDGNRPL, encoded by the coding sequence ATGCGATTCATCTCCGAGCACCGTTCCGGCGACGGTGTCCTCGCGCGCGAGTTCATCCTCGGCGAGATCCCCGGCACCCTGTGGACGCCCGACCAGGCACCTGACCAGGCACCCGGCTCCGCCGCACCCGCCCCGCTGATCCTCATGGCCCACAACAACGGCCTGCCCAAGGCGGAGCCCCGGCTGGTGGCCCGGGCCCGGCGGTCGGCGGCGCGCGGCTACGCGGTGGCCTCCATCGACGCGGCCGGCTGCGGTGACCGGCCCCGTTCCGCCGCCGCCGAGCGGGCCCGCGCGGATCTGCGCCGCGCGATGCGGGCCGGCGAGCCGGTGGACGGCATCTTCGAGTCCCTCGTCGGCCCGCTGGTCGACCACGCAGTCCCGGAGTGGCGGACCACCCTGGACGCCCTCCTCGACCTGCCCGGGATCGGCGGCCCGGTCGGCTACTCCGGGTGGGCCGCCCTCGGCATCCGGCTGGTGGTGGCCGACCCGCGGGTCGCGGCCGTCGGCCTCTTCGCCGGGGGGTACGTGCCCCTTGCCGTGCGCGAGGAGGCGCGGCGGGTCACCGTTCCGCTGCTGCTCCTGTTCCAGTGGGACGACGAGGGCAACCCCCGGCAGCGGAACCTGGACCTGTTCGACGCCTTCGGCACCCGGGAGAAGACGCTGCACGCCAACATGGGCGGCCACACCGGCACCCCGTGGTTCGAGGCGGAGGACGCGGCCCGGTTCTTCGACCGGCACCTGAGGCCGGACGGAAACCGGCCCCTCTGA
- the glyA gene encoding serine hydroxymethyltransferase — MTPAPRHPALSATDPDLAALVGAEERLQAETLRMIPSENYVSSAVLEASGTVLQNKYSEGYPGRRYYEGQQVIDQVERLAVDRAKALFGVEHANVQPYSGSPANLAVYLAFAEPGDTIMGMALPMGGHLTHGWSVSATGRWFRGVQYGVRQDTGLIDFDAVRELALKERPKLIFCGGTALPRTIDFAAFGEIAQESGALLVADVSHIAGLIAGGAHPSPVPYADVISTTTHKTLRGPRGAMLLSREEHAKALDKAVFPGLQGGPHNQTTAGIAVALHEAARPSFREYAHAVVANARALADELLARGFDLVSGGTDNHLVLIDLTPKEVPGKIAAKALDRAGIVVNYNTVPYDTRKPFDPSGIRVGTPSLTSRGLTTAHMATVADWIDRAVRAAAEGDEPTLTTIRTEVATLMSTYPAPGLPA, encoded by the coding sequence ATGACACCCGCACCCCGCCATCCCGCACTGTCGGCCACCGACCCCGACCTGGCCGCCCTCGTCGGCGCCGAGGAGCGGTTGCAGGCCGAGACCCTGCGCATGATCCCCAGCGAGAACTACGTCTCGTCCGCCGTCCTGGAGGCCTCGGGCACGGTCCTCCAGAACAAGTACAGCGAGGGCTACCCCGGCCGCCGCTACTACGAGGGCCAGCAGGTCATCGACCAGGTCGAGCGGCTCGCCGTCGACCGCGCCAAGGCGCTCTTCGGCGTCGAGCACGCCAACGTCCAGCCCTACTCGGGCTCGCCCGCCAACCTCGCGGTCTACCTCGCCTTCGCCGAGCCGGGCGACACGATCATGGGCATGGCCCTCCCGATGGGCGGCCACCTGACCCACGGCTGGAGCGTGTCGGCCACCGGCCGGTGGTTCCGGGGGGTCCAGTACGGCGTGCGCCAGGACACCGGCCTGATCGACTTCGACGCGGTCCGTGAGCTGGCCCTCAAGGAGCGCCCCAAGCTGATCTTCTGCGGCGGTACGGCCCTGCCCCGCACCATCGACTTCGCCGCCTTCGGCGAGATCGCCCAGGAGTCCGGCGCGCTGCTCGTCGCCGACGTCTCCCACATCGCCGGCCTGATCGCGGGCGGCGCCCACCCCTCGCCGGTGCCGTACGCCGACGTCATCTCCACCACCACCCACAAGACCCTGCGCGGCCCGCGCGGGGCGATGCTCCTGTCCCGGGAGGAGCACGCCAAGGCCCTCGACAAGGCGGTCTTCCCCGGCCTCCAGGGCGGCCCCCACAACCAGACCACGGCCGGCATCGCGGTCGCCCTCCACGAGGCGGCGCGCCCCTCCTTCCGCGAGTACGCGCACGCCGTCGTCGCCAACGCCAGGGCCCTCGCGGACGAACTGCTCGCCCGCGGCTTCGACCTCGTGTCGGGCGGCACGGACAACCATCTGGTCCTGATCGACCTCACGCCCAAGGAGGTCCCCGGCAAGATCGCCGCGAAGGCCCTCGACCGCGCGGGGATCGTCGTGAACTACAACACCGTCCCGTACGACACGAGGAAGCCCTTCGACCCGTCCGGGATCCGCGTCGGCACCCCGTCCCTGACCTCCCGGGGCCTGACCACCGCCCACATGGCGACGGTCGCCGACTGGATCGACCGCGCCGTGAGGGCGGCGGCCGAGGGCGACGAGCCCACCCTGACGACGATCCGCACCGAGGTCGCCACCCTGATGTCCACCTACCCGGCCCCGGGCCTGCCCGCCTAG
- the rocD gene encoding ornithine--oxo-acid transaminase, giving the protein MSTTENAIASAEAHSAHNYHPLPVVVASADGAWMTDVEGRRFLDMLAGYSALNFGHGNRRLIDAAKAQLERVTLTSRAFHHDRFAAFCARLAELCGMEMVLPMNTGAEAVETAVKTARKWGYQVKGVPDGRAKIIVAGNNFHGRTTTIISFSTDTEARADFGPYTPGFEIVPYGDLTTLEAAITHNTVAVMLEPIQGEAGVLVPPPGYLAGVRELTRERNVLFVADEIQSGLGRTGKTFACEHEGVVPDMYVLGKALGGGVVPVSAVVSSAEVLGVFRPGEHGSTFGGNPLACAVALEVVAMLESGEFQRRAAELGDHLHRELGLLVGAGGVEAVRGRGLWAGVDIAPSKGTGREISERLMERGVLVKDTHGSTIRLAPPLVISKEDLDWGLDQLRAVLAE; this is encoded by the coding sequence GTGTCGACAACGGAGAACGCCATCGCCTCGGCCGAGGCCCACAGCGCGCACAACTACCACCCGCTCCCCGTCGTCGTCGCGTCGGCGGACGGCGCGTGGATGACCGACGTCGAGGGGCGGCGCTTCCTCGACATGCTCGCCGGGTACTCGGCGCTCAACTTCGGTCACGGCAACAGACGGCTCATCGACGCGGCGAAGGCGCAGCTGGAGCGGGTGACGCTCACGTCGCGGGCGTTCCACCACGACCGGTTCGCCGCGTTCTGCGCCCGGCTCGCGGAGCTGTGCGGCATGGAGATGGTGCTGCCCATGAACACGGGCGCGGAGGCGGTGGAGACAGCCGTCAAGACGGCCAGGAAGTGGGGGTACCAGGTCAAGGGGGTACCGGACGGCCGCGCGAAGATCATCGTCGCGGGCAACAACTTCCACGGCCGGACGACGACGATCATCAGCTTCTCCACGGACACCGAGGCGCGCGCGGACTTCGGTCCGTACACGCCGGGCTTCGAGATCGTCCCGTACGGCGATCTCACCACGCTGGAGGCCGCGATCACGCACAACACCGTGGCGGTGATGCTGGAGCCCATCCAGGGCGAGGCGGGGGTGCTGGTGCCGCCGCCGGGCTATCTCGCGGGGGTACGGGAGCTGACGCGCGAGCGGAACGTGCTGTTCGTCGCGGACGAGATCCAGTCGGGCCTGGGCAGGACCGGGAAGACCTTCGCGTGCGAGCACGAGGGGGTGGTCCCGGACATGTACGTGCTGGGCAAGGCGCTGGGCGGCGGGGTGGTGCCGGTGTCGGCGGTGGTGTCCTCGGCGGAGGTCCTGGGGGTGTTCCGGCCCGGTGAGCACGGTTCGACGTTCGGCGGCAATCCGCTGGCGTGCGCGGTGGCGCTGGAGGTCGTGGCGATGCTGGAGAGCGGGGAGTTCCAGCGGCGGGCGGCGGAGCTGGGCGACCATCTGCACCGGGAGCTGGGGCTGTTGGTGGGCGCCGGGGGTGTGGAGGCCGTGCGCGGGCGGGGGTTGTGGGCCGGGGTGGACATCGCGCCGTCGAAGGGCACGGGGCGGGAGATCTCGGAGCGGCTGATGGAGCGGGGGGTGCTGGTGAAGGACACGCACGGCTCGACGATCCGGCTGGCGCCGCCGCTGGTGATCAGCAAGGAGGACCTGGACTGGGGGCTCGACCAGCTCAGGGCCGTACTCGCCGAATAG
- a CDS encoding glutathionylspermidine synthase family protein, translating to MKRHTITPRPGWQQTVEEQGVIYPLTRHPDGSLRPYWDESAYYSFTLPEVEALEEVVEELHTMCLAAAAYIVEHKRFADLGITDPRLASLIAESWRRRAELPTVYGRFDLRYDGTGPAKMLEYNADTPTSLVEAASAQWFWMEERFPGADQWNSLHERLVDAWRHQAPLLPPGPVHFVHSDGDELGEDLMTVAYLRETAAQAGLATDALSVERLGWDHLSGRFVDERLRFVRSCFKLYPWEWLTTDRFGPHVLDTLDNGGGTGTTCWIEPAWKMLLSNKALLAVLWELYPGHPNLLAAYLDGPRELADRGGYVAKPLLGREGAGVTLHEPGGPPATPDEPSCYQELAPLPDFDGNRVVLGAWVVENEAAGLGIRESSGPVTDEYARFLPHVIL from the coding sequence ATGAAACGTCACACCATCACGCCCCGCCCCGGCTGGCAGCAGACCGTCGAGGAACAGGGCGTCATCTATCCGCTGACCCGCCACCCCGACGGCTCCCTGCGCCCGTACTGGGACGAGAGCGCCTACTACAGCTTCACGCTGCCCGAGGTCGAGGCGCTGGAGGAGGTCGTCGAGGAGCTGCACACGATGTGCCTGGCCGCCGCCGCGTACATCGTGGAGCACAAACGGTTCGCCGACCTCGGCATCACCGATCCGCGACTCGCGTCGCTGATCGCCGAGTCGTGGCGCCGCCGCGCCGAACTGCCCACCGTCTACGGCCGGTTCGACCTGCGCTACGACGGTACGGGCCCGGCCAAGATGCTGGAGTACAACGCCGACACGCCCACCTCGCTGGTCGAGGCCGCCAGTGCCCAGTGGTTCTGGATGGAGGAGCGCTTCCCCGGCGCCGACCAGTGGAACTCCCTCCACGAACGGCTCGTGGACGCCTGGCGCCACCAGGCCCCCCTTCTGCCGCCCGGCCCCGTGCACTTCGTCCACTCCGACGGGGACGAGCTGGGCGAGGACCTGATGACGGTCGCGTACCTGCGCGAGACCGCCGCGCAGGCCGGCCTCGCCACCGACGCGCTGTCCGTCGAACGGCTCGGCTGGGACCACCTGTCGGGCCGCTTCGTGGACGAGCGGCTGCGGTTCGTCCGCAGCTGCTTCAAGCTCTACCCGTGGGAGTGGCTGACCACCGACCGGTTCGGCCCGCACGTCCTGGACACCCTCGACAACGGGGGCGGCACCGGGACGACCTGCTGGATCGAGCCGGCCTGGAAGATGCTGTTGTCCAACAAGGCGCTGCTCGCCGTCCTCTGGGAGCTGTACCCGGGCCACCCCAACCTGCTGGCCGCCTATCTCGACGGCCCCCGCGAACTCGCCGACCGGGGCGGCTACGTGGCCAAGCCGCTGCTCGGCCGCGAGGGCGCGGGCGTCACTCTCCACGAACCGGGCGGCCCGCCCGCCACGCCCGACGAGCCGTCCTGCTACCAGGAGTTGGCGCCCCTGCCCGACTTCGACGGCAACCGGGTGGTGCTGGGCGCGTGGGTCGTGGAGAACGAGGCGGCGGGACTCGGCATCCGCGAGTCGTCGGGCCCGGTCACCGACGAGTACGCCCGCTTCCTGCCCCACGTCATCCTCTGA
- a CDS encoding VOC family protein: protein MSVQLNHTIVHSRDNRESATFFCRVMGLEMGTEWGPFIPVDLSNGVTLDFATIPAESIVMQHYAFLVSEEEFDAVFARIQAEGLTYYADPHRARPGEINHNDGGRGVYFLDPAGHALECITRPYGGFADEASGASS, encoded by the coding sequence GTGTCGGTCCAGTTGAATCACACCATCGTCCACTCCCGTGACAACCGGGAATCCGCGACCTTCTTCTGTCGCGTCATGGGACTCGAAATGGGCACCGAATGGGGCCCGTTCATCCCCGTCGACCTGAGCAACGGCGTCACCCTCGACTTCGCGACGATCCCCGCGGAGTCGATCGTCATGCAGCACTACGCGTTCCTGGTGAGCGAAGAGGAGTTCGACGCCGTCTTCGCCCGTATCCAGGCCGAAGGGCTCACCTACTACGCCGATCCGCACCGCGCGCGCCCCGGCGAGATCAACCACAACGACGGCGGTCGCGGCGTCTACTTCCTCGACCCGGCCGGCCACGCCCTGGAGTGCATCACCCGCCCGTACGGCGGGTTCGCGGACGAGGCCTCCGGGGCCTCTTCCTAG